The bacterium genome segment TAAAACTTAATGATTTCAAAAAGGAAGGGTTTGTTGGAGAAAAAAACAGTTTTGAAGTCGAGTTGAGAGAAACCCCTTCTGATGTTTCTATTGCAAAAGAAGTTAGACAGATTATATCTAACGAGAATAGAGAAAGAAGGGTTATGATGAATGAACTATTAAAAATTAACAATGTTGCTCCAAGTGAAAGAGAGAAGTTTAAACAAATATTTGCTAAAGTAGTACAGAGAAATTCCCCTAAATCTACTTGGATACAAACAGAACAGGGTTTGTGGCAGAGAAAATAAATGAAAAAAGTCTTATTAAACGGATGTGAAGCATCAGCAGAAGGAGCTCTTGCAGCGGGGTGTCGGTTTTATGCAGGGTACCCTATAACTCCTCAGAATAGGTACCCTGAATATATGAGTGAAAGGATGCCTGAGGAAGGTGGTGTTTTTATACAAGCCGAAAGTGAAACTTCAGCTATCAATATGGTTTTTGGTGCTTCTGTTGCTGGAATTAGAGCAATGACATCTTCATCTTCACCGGGTATTTCTCTAAAACAAGAAGGTATCTCTTATCTTGCAGGAGCTGAGTTGCCTGCTGTAATAGTAAATATGAATAGAGCAGGTCCAGGGTTAGGAGATGTTACCCCTAGT includes the following:
- a CDS encoding YdbL family protein, with protein sequence MRKLLLCCLCIIFSVVGCVVLNVNVTFPEKKIEQAAEDLLAPPQDLPSSFLPHFFAKNLYAQEAVEVKSDIKTSSPVIREAKRKMDSWWVKLNDFKKEGFVGEKNSFEVELRETPSDVSIAKEVRQIISNENRERRVMMNELLKINNVAPSEREKFKQIFAKVVQRNSPKSTWIQTEQGLWQRK